The following coding sequences are from one Eucalyptus grandis isolate ANBG69807.140 chromosome 11, ASM1654582v1, whole genome shotgun sequence window:
- the LOC104425058 gene encoding glutathione S-transferase F9 encodes MVVKVYGPDYASPKRVLVCLIEKGVEFETVGVDLFKGEHKAPEYLELQPFGSLPVVQDGDYTLFESRAIIRYYAEKYKDQGTELLGKTVEERGLVEQWLEVEAQNFHPPIFDLVLKVVIGPLRGLTPDPKQLKESEDKLCQVLDIYEERLSKSKYLAGNFFSLADLSHLPFTQYLVGKIGKEYLIRDRKHVSGWWDDISSRPSWKKVLELWPGLY; translated from the exons ATGGTGGTGAAGGTGTACGGCCCTGACTACGCGTCGCCGAAGCGGGTGCTTGTGTGCCTGATCGAGAAGGGCGTCGAGTTCGAGACCGTCGGCGTCGACCTCTTCAAAGGCGAGCACAAAGCCCCCGAGTACCTCGAGCTCCAG CCCTTCGGATCGCTTCCTGTGGTTCAAGATGGCGACTACACTCTGTTCG AATCGCGGGCCATCATAAGGTATTATGCCGAGAAATACAAGGACCAAGGGACTGAACTGCTGGGGAAGACAGTCGAGGAGAGGGGGCTCGTTGAGCAGTGGCTCGAAGTTGAGGCCCAGAACTTCCACCCGCCAATCTTCGACCTCGTCCTCAAAGTTGTTATCGGCCCGCTTAGAGGGCTTACCCCGGATCCGAAGCAGCTCAAAGAGAGCGAGGACAAGCTCTGTCAGGTTCTGGATATCTACGAGGAGAGGCTGTCAAAGAGCAAGTACCTGGCAGGGAATTTCTTTAGCCTTGCCGACCTGAGCCACCTTCCGTTCACCCAGTACTTGGTGGGAAAGATAGGGAAGGAGTATCTGATAAGGGACCGAAAGCATGTGAGCGGTTGGTGGGATGATATCTCGAGCAGGCCTTCTTGGAAGAAGGTCCTTGAGCTCTGGCCCGGTCTGTATTAG